Proteins from a genomic interval of Amycolatopsis sp. cg13:
- a CDS encoding metalloregulator ArsR/SmtB family transcription factor has translation MDGIAAALADTTRWQLVELLAERPRSVGELAELTGLRQPQTTKHLQTLARAGLVTMAPLGQRRVYAAEAAPLREFADQLQKLAATIEAHAGERDVLDRYRAAIEADTAAADRDRWADGRAFSFERVLPVPPETVWRYWTDAGLLASWWVPPSLTVTECVLEPEPGGRVVLAYRDAEGTYRSEGQVRTARETERLGFDLSVLDAAGAVAFSGHYDLALAAAANGGTRLRLGLEISATTIEAVSAIAGIETGWGQVLDHLTEVITRKETQS, from the coding sequence ATGGACGGGATCGCCGCAGCACTCGCAGACACCACCAGGTGGCAGCTGGTCGAACTGCTCGCTGAACGGCCGCGGTCGGTCGGCGAACTGGCCGAACTGACCGGGTTGCGGCAGCCGCAGACGACCAAGCACCTGCAGACCCTCGCCCGCGCCGGCCTGGTCACCATGGCCCCGCTAGGGCAGCGCCGGGTCTACGCGGCCGAAGCGGCTCCGCTGCGGGAATTCGCGGACCAGCTCCAGAAGCTGGCCGCGACGATCGAGGCGCACGCGGGAGAGCGCGACGTGCTCGACCGTTACCGCGCGGCGATCGAGGCCGACACCGCCGCCGCGGACCGGGATCGCTGGGCCGACGGTCGCGCGTTCTCCTTCGAGCGCGTGCTGCCGGTGCCGCCGGAAACGGTCTGGCGGTACTGGACGGATGCCGGGTTGCTGGCGTCGTGGTGGGTCCCGCCGTCCCTGACTGTCACCGAGTGTGTCCTCGAACCGGAGCCGGGTGGGCGCGTCGTTCTCGCCTACCGCGACGCCGAAGGCACCTACCGCTCGGAAGGACAGGTCCGGACCGCTCGCGAAACCGAGCGGCTCGGGTTCGACCTGTCGGTGCTGGACGCGGCCGGAGCCGTCGCGTTCAGCGGCCACTACGACCTCGCCCTCGCCGCCGCGGCGAACGGCGGCACCCGGCTGCGGCTGGGTCTGGAAATCAGTGCGACAACCATCGAGGCCGTGTCCGCCATCGCCGGAATCGAAACCGGCTGGGGACAGGTCCTCGACCACCTCACCGAAGTCATCACCCGAAAGGAAACCCAGTCATGA
- a CDS encoding MBL fold metallo-hydrolase, translating to MADYPYPDPVVQTSQVRELARDLVVVPNRGVQLVPNVGVVGGTHSVLVVETGMGPRNAETVLKFATEYARGRRIYLTTTHFHPEHAFGAQTFAGAATYLVNRAQATDLAAKGPGYLQMFTGLGEPVARQLEGVELPAPDVVYDSSHDLDLGGRVVQLRATGRAHSKGDQVVTVPDAGVLFTGDLAETGQFAIFPWFPPHDTDVSGIRWIEVMRKLSQQRPEIVVPGHGDISGPELLDDLRAYLELLRDETWRRRDSDMAEATVIAEVRDELIKRHPEWEGREWIDTAVACLCAEHVSRG from the coding sequence ATGGCCGACTATCCGTATCCCGATCCCGTCGTGCAGACCTCGCAGGTGCGCGAACTCGCCCGCGACCTGGTCGTGGTCCCGAACCGGGGCGTGCAGCTCGTGCCGAACGTCGGCGTGGTCGGCGGGACGCATTCCGTGCTGGTCGTCGAGACCGGCATGGGGCCGCGCAACGCGGAAACCGTGCTGAAATTCGCGACCGAGTACGCGCGCGGCCGCCGGATTTACCTCACCACCACGCATTTCCACCCCGAGCACGCGTTCGGCGCGCAGACCTTCGCCGGGGCCGCGACCTACCTGGTCAACCGCGCGCAGGCGACCGACCTCGCCGCGAAAGGGCCCGGCTACCTGCAGATGTTCACCGGCCTAGGAGAGCCGGTCGCGCGCCAGCTGGAGGGCGTCGAACTGCCGGCCCCGGACGTCGTCTACGACTCTTCGCACGACCTTGACCTCGGCGGGCGCGTCGTGCAGCTGCGCGCCACCGGCCGCGCGCACAGCAAGGGCGACCAGGTCGTGACGGTCCCGGACGCGGGCGTCCTGTTTACCGGCGACCTCGCCGAGACCGGCCAGTTCGCGATCTTCCCGTGGTTCCCGCCGCACGACACTGACGTGTCCGGGATCCGCTGGATCGAGGTCATGCGCAAGCTTTCGCAGCAGCGGCCGGAAATCGTCGTCCCCGGCCACGGCGACATCAGCGGTCCGGAACTGCTCGACGACCTGCGCGCCTACCTCGAACTGCTCCGCGACGAGACCTGGCGTCGCCGCGATTCGGACATGGCCGAGGCGACCGTGATCGCGGAGGTGCGGGACGAGTTGATCAAGCGGCATCCGGAGTGGGAAGGCCGCGAGTGGATCGACACCGCCGTGGCCTGCCTGTGCGCGGAGCACGTCAGTCGCGGTTGA
- the rdgB gene encoding RdgB/HAM1 family non-canonical purine NTP pyrophosphatase — translation MTKLLLATRNAKKLGELRRILEAEGIQGVEVLGLNDVEEFPEAPETAPDFEGNAAAKARDAVAATGLPAIADDSGLTVDALNGMPGVLSARWSGKHGDDEANLNLVLAQLTDTPDERRGAAFVCAAVLALPSGEATTVRAEWRGTLTREKHGTNGFGYDPIFVPENETKTSAELSPAEKDAASHRGKALRALLPALRKLADA, via the coding sequence GTGACCAAGCTGCTGCTGGCCACCCGGAACGCGAAGAAGCTGGGCGAACTGCGCCGGATCCTGGAAGCGGAAGGCATCCAGGGCGTCGAGGTGCTCGGCCTGAACGACGTCGAGGAGTTCCCGGAAGCCCCGGAAACCGCTCCCGACTTCGAAGGCAACGCGGCGGCCAAAGCGCGGGACGCAGTAGCCGCCACCGGGTTGCCCGCCATCGCGGACGACTCGGGCCTGACCGTCGACGCCCTCAACGGCATGCCCGGGGTCCTGTCCGCGCGCTGGTCCGGCAAGCACGGCGATGACGAAGCGAACCTGAACCTGGTGCTGGCGCAGCTGACGGACACCCCGGACGAGCGCCGGGGCGCGGCCTTCGTCTGCGCGGCGGTACTGGCGCTTCCGTCCGGCGAGGCCACGACGGTCCGCGCCGAATGGCGAGGCACGCTGACGCGGGAAAAGCACGGAACCAACGGTTTCGGCTACGACCCGATCTTCGTGCCGGAAAACGAAACGAAAACCAGCGCGGAACTTTCCCCGGCGGAAAAAGACGCCGCTTCCCATCGGGGCAAAGCCCTGCGCGCACTTCTGCCAGCCCTGCGGAAACTGGCCGACGCATAA
- a CDS encoding sensor histidine kinase yields MPRSLLFRLFAVTAAIAVCAIAATAWLASRTTSGAIEREQGQLFADDGTIYQALLSYAATHPTWSGASKTINDYADKTGRKIVLTTPQGKLIASSEQNPGKLPAQPSAVIDPLAVDTRLGIKSTPDRIDPDAVGPYKLPADERDDLQEVAEKVLSCTQRRTGLGSLEISPSGHPRVIAPAGTAQCGTALLERPTETERAALTKLSGLIDACLGRNDSTIPVAKLGLLWTFEGPVVQTTDQTITNCVTSARKEQLTPYVAPAAWLYITEKGTDQPPTGFTLSSENRTKLIAVTAAILLLTVIVTALASIRLIRPLRALTGAAQRLKAGETGARVRVKGKDEIARLATAFNDMARAREELENARKAMVSDVAHELRTPLATIRGWLEATQDGISQLDDDLVASLLEEAVHLQHIVDDLQDLALADAGALRVHPEPIDANTLLAHLAAAHAPRAETAGVQLSVPPMENPAITADPVRLRQALDNLVSNAIRHTPPGGSVTVTATQRESDAIFEVTDTGTGISPEDLPRVFDRFWRADPSRSRISGGSGLGLAIVRKLTEAHGGEVTATSTPGEGTTFTVRFPANFHG; encoded by the coding sequence ATGCCCCGTAGCCTCCTCTTCCGCCTCTTCGCGGTCACCGCGGCCATCGCGGTGTGCGCGATCGCCGCCACCGCCTGGCTGGCTTCCCGGACCACTTCCGGTGCCATCGAACGAGAACAAGGCCAGCTCTTCGCCGACGACGGCACGATCTACCAGGCCCTGCTTTCGTACGCGGCGACCCATCCCACGTGGTCCGGCGCGAGCAAAACCATCAACGACTACGCGGACAAAACCGGTCGCAAAATCGTCCTGACCACCCCGCAGGGCAAACTGATCGCCAGCTCGGAACAGAACCCCGGCAAGCTCCCGGCGCAGCCTTCCGCGGTCATCGACCCCTTGGCCGTCGACACCCGCCTCGGCATCAAATCCACCCCCGACCGGATCGACCCCGACGCGGTCGGTCCCTACAAGCTCCCCGCGGACGAACGCGACGACCTCCAGGAGGTCGCCGAAAAAGTCCTTTCCTGCACCCAACGCCGAACCGGCCTGGGCAGCCTGGAAATCTCCCCGAGCGGCCATCCGAGGGTCATCGCCCCCGCTGGCACCGCCCAATGCGGCACCGCTCTGCTGGAACGCCCCACCGAGACCGAGCGAGCCGCCCTGACCAAGCTGTCCGGCCTGATCGACGCCTGCCTCGGCCGGAACGACAGCACGATCCCGGTAGCCAAACTGGGCTTGTTGTGGACCTTCGAGGGCCCGGTCGTCCAAACCACCGACCAGACCATCACCAACTGCGTAACCTCCGCCCGCAAAGAGCAGCTGACCCCCTACGTCGCACCCGCGGCCTGGCTCTACATCACCGAAAAAGGCACCGACCAGCCCCCGACCGGCTTCACTCTGTCGTCGGAAAACCGCACGAAGCTCATCGCCGTCACCGCCGCGATCCTCCTGCTGACGGTCATCGTCACCGCACTGGCGTCGATCCGCCTGATCCGCCCCCTCCGCGCGTTGACCGGCGCCGCCCAACGCCTGAAAGCCGGCGAGACGGGCGCCCGGGTCCGCGTCAAAGGCAAGGACGAGATCGCCCGCCTGGCGACCGCGTTCAACGACATGGCGCGGGCGAGGGAAGAGCTGGAGAACGCCCGCAAAGCGATGGTCAGCGACGTCGCGCACGAACTGCGCACGCCGCTGGCCACCATCCGAGGCTGGCTGGAAGCGACCCAAGACGGCATCAGCCAGCTGGACGACGACCTGGTCGCCTCCCTGCTCGAAGAAGCGGTCCACCTGCAACACATCGTGGACGACCTGCAAGACCTGGCTCTGGCCGACGCCGGCGCGCTGCGCGTCCACCCGGAACCCATCGACGCGAACACCCTGCTGGCCCACCTCGCCGCCGCCCACGCCCCGCGCGCCGAAACCGCGGGCGTCCAGCTTTCCGTTCCGCCGATGGAAAATCCGGCCATCACCGCGGACCCAGTACGCCTGCGCCAAGCCCTCGACAATCTGGTCTCCAACGCAATCCGCCACACTCCGCCCGGCGGCTCAGTAACCGTCACCGCGACCCAACGGGAAAGCGACGCGATTTTCGAAGTAACCGACACCGGAACCGGCATCTCCCCAGAAGATCTGCCGCGCGTTTTCGACCGCTTCTGGCGCGCCGACCCGTCGAGAAGCCGAATCTCCGGCGGCAGCGGCCTAGGCCTGGCAATCGTCCGCAAATTGACCGAAGCCCACGGCGGTGAAGTAACCGCCACCAGCACTCCCGGCGAAGGCACGACTTTCACTGTGCGCTTCCCGGCAAATTTCCACGGGTAG
- a CDS encoding dihydrofolate reductase family protein gives MGKVVMYSSVSADGFIADENDQPGPLFDWLTSGDVPLDDSGALKVSQPSYAYTRQYWDQIGVTIVGRRVFDLTDGWDGKPPSGIDHVVVVTHRPAPEGWNPEAPFHFVDGVKSAVAKAQELAGDRIVEVAAGDVGGQTLAAGLIDEVRMDMAPVIFGSGKRYFGSVNAQHLLENPDVVQGDRVLHLRYQVRR, from the coding sequence GTGGGCAAGGTCGTCATGTACAGCTCCGTGTCGGCGGACGGCTTCATCGCCGACGAAAACGACCAGCCCGGCCCCCTGTTCGACTGGTTGACCAGCGGCGACGTCCCGCTGGACGACAGCGGCGCGCTCAAAGTGTCGCAGCCGTCCTATGCCTACACCCGCCAGTATTGGGACCAGATCGGGGTGACGATCGTCGGCCGCCGCGTCTTCGACCTGACCGACGGCTGGGACGGCAAGCCGCCAAGCGGAATCGACCACGTAGTCGTAGTGACGCACCGCCCAGCCCCCGAAGGCTGGAACCCCGAGGCGCCGTTCCATTTCGTCGACGGCGTAAAATCAGCCGTAGCGAAAGCACAAGAGCTCGCAGGCGACCGCATTGTCGAGGTCGCCGCAGGAGATGTCGGCGGCCAGACACTAGCAGCGGGCCTGATTGACGAGGTACGCATGGATATGGCACCCGTCATCTTCGGCTCCGGCAAACGCTACTTCGGCTCAGTCAACGCACAGCACCTGCTGGAGAACCCCGATGTGGTTCAAGGCGACCGGGTGCTTCACCTGCGCTATCAGGTACGTCGCTGA
- a CDS encoding response regulator transcription factor: protein MCANIVLAEDDPKQAELVRRYLEHEQHTVTVAPTGEAALAEIRTAEPDLLILDVMLPGMNGLTVCRTIRASSDLPILMLTARSTEDDLLQGLDLGADDYVTKPYSPRELMARVRTLLRRTNAAKDGPIKVGTLTVDKDKHEVAVSGNPIETTPGEFRILEVMAARPDQVFTRAQLLEHLHGFDRYITQRAIDVHIMNLRKKIEPNPRKPAKLLTVYGVGYKLTAKSDAP, encoded by the coding sequence ATGTGCGCCAATATCGTCCTTGCCGAAGACGATCCCAAACAAGCGGAACTGGTCCGCCGCTATCTGGAACACGAGCAGCACACCGTCACCGTCGCGCCCACCGGCGAAGCCGCACTGGCGGAAATCCGCACGGCAGAACCCGATCTGCTCATCCTGGACGTCATGCTCCCCGGCATGAACGGCCTGACCGTCTGCCGGACCATCCGGGCGTCCTCCGACCTGCCGATCCTCATGCTCACGGCCCGCTCGACCGAGGACGATCTGCTCCAAGGCCTGGACCTGGGCGCGGACGACTACGTCACCAAGCCCTACAGCCCGCGTGAACTCATGGCTAGGGTCCGGACCCTGCTCCGGCGAACGAACGCGGCGAAAGACGGTCCCATCAAAGTCGGCACGCTGACCGTCGACAAAGACAAACACGAGGTCGCGGTAAGCGGAAACCCGATCGAAACCACTCCGGGAGAATTCCGGATCCTGGAGGTCATGGCCGCGCGGCCGGACCAGGTTTTCACCAGGGCGCAACTCTTGGAACACCTGCACGGTTTCGACCGCTACATCACCCAGCGCGCTATTGACGTGCACATCATGAACCTCAGAAAGAAAATCGAACCCAATCCGAGAAAGCCGGCGAAACTCCTCACGGTCTACGGCGTGGGCTACAAACTGACCGCCAAGTCCGATGCCCCGTAG
- a CDS encoding dihydrofolate reductase family protein: MTERRVTANLALTLDGRYHGPEGPGDMSAIIPYVTTETARNQMTRIWENATTALLGRRNAEGFLGFWPTVAADENADPRDRGYAKWLVDTEKVVLSSTLTESPWERTRVVNAPAAEVVAQLKADGEGDILVNSSVSVIKALLAEDLIDTLYLTICPQIAGGGPRLFDDGLPGTKWTVAHQETGDLGEVALVYHRVR; encoded by the coding sequence ATGACCGAGCGTCGTGTCACCGCCAACCTCGCCCTGACCCTCGACGGCCGCTACCACGGCCCGGAAGGCCCTGGCGACATGAGCGCGATCATCCCTTACGTCACCACGGAAACCGCCCGCAACCAGATGACCCGTATCTGGGAGAACGCGACGACCGCCCTGCTCGGCCGCCGCAACGCGGAAGGCTTCCTCGGCTTCTGGCCGACCGTCGCCGCCGACGAAAACGCCGACCCGCGCGATCGCGGTTACGCGAAGTGGTTGGTGGACACGGAAAAGGTCGTCCTGTCGAGCACGCTCACCGAATCGCCATGGGAGCGCACGCGCGTCGTGAACGCGCCCGCCGCCGAGGTCGTCGCCCAGCTCAAGGCCGACGGCGAGGGCGACATCCTGGTCAACAGCAGCGTCAGCGTGATCAAGGCGCTGCTGGCCGAGGACCTCATCGACACGCTGTACCTGACCATCTGCCCGCAAATCGCCGGCGGCGGCCCGCGCCTGTTCGACGACGGCCTTCCGGGTACTAAGTGGACAGTCGCGCACCAGGAGACCGGCGATCTCGGCGAAGTGGCCCTGGTTTACCACCGCGTGCGCTGA
- a CDS encoding FAD-dependent oxidoreductase, translating to MTRDVLVCGAGIAGSTLAFWLARNGFRPTVVERAAGQRSSGNPVDVRAGAMEVADAMGVVPRLREVATHAKRLRVLNARGRSVTTVRMAVRKEIEVPRADLATALYESARDDAELLFDDTITALQQDDGGVDVTFEHAAPRRFDLVIGADGVHSAVRRHVFGAEAKFVRHAGLYVGTVSLGEPSDYPEDVVLLNTPGRLVAIHPVRGNSGVAFIFRAPNPGQDKEIVSTAYRGLGWRVPELLARFEAADDVFFDAVAVVDPPRWSHGRVALVGDAASCVSLLGDGSSLAIVGAHTLATALADGTYAEAFAHYETTHRARVKPKQRGVRTAASMLVPRTKRGLAVRNLAARLLPG from the coding sequence ATGACTCGTGACGTCCTCGTGTGCGGTGCCGGGATCGCTGGCTCGACCCTCGCGTTCTGGCTGGCGCGCAACGGTTTCCGGCCGACTGTCGTAGAGCGGGCGGCTGGCCAGCGCAGCAGCGGCAACCCGGTGGACGTCCGCGCTGGCGCGATGGAGGTCGCCGACGCGATGGGCGTTGTGCCGCGGTTGCGCGAGGTCGCTACGCATGCGAAGCGGCTGCGAGTGCTCAACGCGCGCGGGCGTTCGGTGACCACGGTGCGAATGGCCGTGCGCAAGGAGATCGAGGTCCCGCGCGCGGATCTTGCCACCGCGCTGTACGAATCGGCGCGCGACGACGCTGAGCTTCTCTTCGACGACACCATCACCGCGTTGCAGCAGGACGACGGCGGGGTTGACGTCACCTTCGAGCACGCTGCTCCGCGCCGGTTCGACCTGGTGATCGGCGCGGACGGCGTGCATTCGGCGGTGCGGCGGCATGTGTTCGGCGCCGAGGCGAAGTTCGTCCGGCACGCCGGGCTGTATGTCGGGACGGTGTCGCTCGGCGAGCCATCCGACTATCCGGAGGACGTGGTTCTGCTGAACACCCCGGGCCGGCTCGTGGCGATCCATCCGGTGCGGGGAAATTCCGGCGTCGCGTTCATCTTCCGCGCGCCGAATCCCGGACAGGACAAGGAAATCGTGTCCACCGCCTACCGGGGTCTCGGCTGGCGGGTCCCGGAGTTGCTGGCCCGTTTCGAAGCAGCGGATGACGTCTTCTTCGACGCGGTTGCGGTGGTCGATCCGCCCCGCTGGTCGCACGGCCGGGTCGCGCTGGTCGGCGATGCCGCGTCGTGTGTCTCGCTGCTCGGCGACGGTTCGAGCCTCGCGATCGTCGGGGCGCACACCTTGGCCACGGCGCTCGCCGACGGGACCTACGCCGAGGCGTTCGCGCACTACGAGACGACCCATCGAGCGCGCGTGAAGCCCAAGCAGCGCGGGGTCCGGACGGCGGCATCGATGCTGGTCCCGCGCACAAAACGGGGCTTGGCGGTCCGCAACCTCGCGGCCCGGCTGCTGCCCGGCTAA
- the bcp gene encoding thioredoxin-dependent thiol peroxidase has product MTDQRLAEGDEAPGFTLPDSTGKNVSLSDFRGQSVVVYFYPAAGTPGCTKQACDFRDNLAELNDAGYQVLGISPDKPEKLAKFVEAEGLTFPLLSDVDKEVLSAWGAFGEKKNYGRVYQGVIRSTFIVDAEGKIAKAAYNVRATGHVAKLIRDLGIAS; this is encoded by the coding sequence ATGACCGACCAGCGACTTGCCGAGGGCGACGAAGCGCCCGGATTCACCCTGCCGGACAGCACCGGCAAGAACGTCTCGCTCAGCGACTTCCGCGGCCAGTCCGTGGTGGTGTACTTCTACCCGGCCGCGGGGACGCCGGGGTGCACCAAACAGGCTTGCGATTTCCGGGACAATCTCGCGGAGCTGAACGACGCGGGATATCAGGTGCTGGGGATTTCGCCGGACAAGCCGGAGAAGCTGGCCAAGTTCGTGGAAGCGGAGGGGCTGACGTTCCCGCTGTTGTCCGATGTGGACAAGGAAGTGCTGTCCGCGTGGGGCGCGTTCGGGGAGAAGAAGAATTACGGAAGGGTTTACCAGGGGGTGATCCGGTCTACGTTTATCGTGGACGCGGAGGGCAAGATTGCCAAAGCCGCCTATAACGTGCGGGCAACTGGGCACGTGGCCAAGTTGATTCGGGACTTGGGAATTGCTTCCTGA
- a CDS encoding TetR/AcrR family transcriptional regulator gives MSLRDRKRARTRQALIDAATDLFARNGYDETTIADIAAAADIGTRTFFSYFASKEELVFPDAESRVQALLEALADRAPDDRPIDLLVRVLADGGEVSDDIIGKLTPLRMRLLQTVPAVQGRALQIQFDAERRIAEILAEAFPEELDDVTARTLTGAFAGAVRGASQAMLARTDELTAEQRTQATRQAIVKTLGPLLNRD, from the coding sequence GTGTCTCTTCGTGATCGCAAGCGCGCCCGCACCCGCCAAGCCCTGATCGACGCGGCGACGGACCTCTTCGCGCGCAACGGCTACGACGAGACGACCATCGCCGACATCGCCGCAGCCGCCGACATCGGCACGCGCACGTTCTTCAGCTACTTCGCCAGCAAGGAAGAACTGGTGTTCCCGGACGCCGAAAGCCGCGTGCAGGCGTTGCTCGAAGCCCTCGCGGACCGAGCTCCGGACGACCGGCCGATCGACCTGCTAGTCCGGGTCCTTGCCGACGGCGGCGAGGTCAGCGACGACATCATCGGCAAGCTGACCCCGTTGCGGATGCGGCTGCTCCAGACCGTGCCCGCAGTCCAAGGCCGGGCCCTGCAGATCCAGTTCGACGCCGAGCGCCGGATCGCCGAAATCCTCGCCGAAGCCTTTCCCGAGGAACTCGACGACGTCACGGCCCGCACGTTGACCGGCGCGTTCGCCGGCGCGGTGCGCGGAGCGTCGCAAGCCATGCTCGCCCGCACCGATGAACTGACCGCGGAACAGCGAACCCAGGCGACCCGGCAGGCCATCGTGAAGACGCTCGGACCGTTGCTCAACCGCGACTGA
- a CDS encoding LysR family transcriptional regulator has protein sequence MDLRSLRYFVAVAEERHFGRAAARLHMTQPPLSRAIKQLETDLGAALLNRSPSGVTLTAAGTALYDEARTLLEAADQARAKVAAAAGPGTLTLGTLADSSEPVGIRLAGEFRERHPGVRISVREADLTDPTTGLRAGLVDVALTRIPFDTTGIRTHVLRSDPMGVVLRADDPLAGRAEVRREELADRAWFRFPDGTDPQWQAFWSGGAGGPVVRTVHECLQAVLWNGTVGLAPLAHSFPEGVATVPLADYPPSRLVVAWREDSTPPLVRSFVELAVRIAGLDRRETLANP, from the coding sequence GTGGATCTCCGTTCGCTCCGGTACTTCGTCGCGGTCGCCGAGGAACGCCACTTCGGCCGAGCGGCGGCGCGGCTGCACATGACCCAGCCGCCGCTGAGCCGCGCGATCAAACAGCTCGAAACCGACCTCGGCGCGGCGCTGCTGAACCGTTCGCCGTCCGGAGTCACGCTCACCGCTGCCGGAACCGCGCTCTACGACGAGGCTCGCACCCTGCTCGAGGCAGCGGACCAAGCCCGCGCGAAGGTCGCCGCGGCCGCTGGACCCGGGACGCTCACGCTCGGCACCCTCGCCGACAGTTCCGAACCGGTCGGGATCCGGCTCGCCGGCGAGTTCCGCGAACGGCATCCGGGCGTGCGGATCAGCGTCCGCGAGGCCGATCTCACCGACCCGACCACCGGGCTGCGCGCCGGGCTCGTGGACGTCGCGCTCACCCGAATTCCGTTCGACACCACCGGAATCCGCACGCACGTGCTGCGTTCCGACCCGATGGGCGTCGTCCTGCGCGCGGACGATCCGCTGGCCGGACGCGCCGAGGTGCGCCGGGAGGAACTCGCTGACCGCGCGTGGTTCCGGTTCCCGGACGGCACCGACCCGCAGTGGCAGGCGTTCTGGAGCGGCGGCGCGGGCGGGCCGGTCGTGCGGACGGTGCACGAATGCCTGCAAGCCGTGCTGTGGAACGGAACTGTCGGGCTCGCCCCGCTCGCGCACTCGTTTCCCGAAGGCGTCGCGACGGTTCCGTTGGCGGACTATCCGCCGAGTCGGCTCGTGGTCGCGTGGCGCGAGGATTCGACGCCGCCGCTGGTCCGCTCGTTCGTCGAACTCGCCGTGCGCATCGCCGGGCTCGACCGCCGCGAAACGCTCGCGAACCCGTAG
- a CDS encoding helix-turn-helix domain-containing protein, with the protein MEYVSRTPRPPLDGLIDDLYYLEGAPPYARLTLPPAPTALLIVNLGAPFRIRTVLATAEYADGCVITMPTRAYEFGYPPWTRSVGVHVKPWGLAPFLRMPATELCDRPVTLDQVWGRPAVAELRDRLATANNPHQMLTLLEDELLRRLQETSGLGLVRHTSRIIAATNGSMPIGDLTAAAGVSSTHLAKRFKELVGVTPKRLARTHRFTATVFALDPTGPIDWGDVAGRAGYFDQAHFGHEFRAFTGLTPTQYVDVRRRFLREHPGHTLNNWPLPTD; encoded by the coding sequence GTGGAGTACGTGTCCAGAACGCCGCGACCGCCGCTGGACGGGCTCATCGACGACCTCTACTACCTGGAGGGCGCGCCGCCGTATGCCCGCCTGACGCTCCCGCCAGCACCGACGGCGCTGCTCATCGTCAACCTCGGCGCGCCCTTCCGCATCCGTACCGTCCTCGCGACGGCCGAGTACGCCGACGGCTGCGTGATCACCATGCCCACCCGCGCGTACGAGTTCGGCTACCCGCCCTGGACCCGGTCCGTCGGCGTGCACGTCAAACCGTGGGGCCTGGCTCCGTTCCTGCGGATGCCCGCGACCGAACTGTGCGACCGTCCGGTGACGCTAGACCAAGTCTGGGGCCGACCCGCCGTCGCCGAGTTGCGAGATCGCCTGGCCACGGCAAACAACCCGCACCAGATGCTGACCCTGCTGGAAGACGAGCTGCTGCGTCGGCTGCAGGAGACCTCCGGCCTAGGCCTGGTCCGCCACACAAGCCGCATCATCGCCGCGACCAACGGGTCGATGCCGATCGGCGACCTGACCGCGGCAGCCGGAGTCAGCAGCACCCATCTGGCAAAGCGGTTCAAGGAACTCGTTGGTGTCACCCCGAAGCGGCTGGCCCGCACCCACCGCTTCACCGCAACCGTGTTCGCGCTGGACCCCACCGGCCCGATCGACTGGGGCGACGTAGCGGGTCGAGCGGGCTACTTCGACCAGGCCCACTTCGGCCACGAATTCCGCGCCTTCACCGGCCTCACCCCGACCCAGTACGTCGACGTCCGGCGGCGCTTCCTGCGCGAACACCCCGGCCACACGCTGAACAACTGGCCGCTGCCGACCGATTGA